A single Pseudomonas brassicacearum DNA region contains:
- a CDS encoding nuclear transport factor 2 family protein: protein MTTWMNLAWRVQALALSLVFLTSNVWASENAQHANTDRVRQAFTNWQQGKGTAFDLLAPNAVWTVTGSSPVSGVYDSKEDLLEQAVRPITARLATAVSPTVQSIIAEGDVVVVLWSGEATALDRKPYNNTYLWHMTFRDGQVIAVKAFLDTYVLNDLMRRVQPVQ, encoded by the coding sequence ATGACCACATGGATGAATTTGGCTTGGCGCGTCCAGGCTCTTGCACTGTCTTTAGTGTTTTTAACCAGCAACGTCTGGGCTTCGGAAAACGCTCAACATGCCAATACGGATCGGGTCCGCCAGGCGTTCACGAATTGGCAGCAAGGCAAAGGCACAGCGTTCGATCTGCTGGCGCCCAACGCCGTATGGACCGTGACCGGATCAAGCCCCGTATCGGGTGTGTATGACAGCAAGGAAGATTTACTGGAGCAGGCCGTACGGCCTATCACGGCTCGGCTGGCGACTGCGGTTTCCCCCACTGTCCAAAGCATTATCGCCGAGGGCGACGTTGTGGTCGTTCTGTGGAGTGGAGAAGCCACGGCCCTGGATCGCAAACCCTACAACAACACCTACCTGTGGCACATGACATTCAGGGATGGCCAGGTCATCGCGGTAAAAGCCTTTCTGGACACCTACGTGCTGAACGATCTTATGCGTCGCGTACAACCTGTGCAGTAA